One Manihot esculenta cultivar AM560-2 chromosome 18, M.esculenta_v8, whole genome shotgun sequence genomic window carries:
- the LOC122722524 gene encoding 7-deoxyloganetin glucosyltransferase-like, whose product MDFLTFLEKPHAVCIPFPAQGHINPMLKLAKLLHHKGFHITFVNTEYNHKRLLKARGPDSLNGLPTFQFLTIPDGLPPTDGDATQDIPSLCQYTRKTCLAPFRNLLSNLNHTSSSNVPPVSCIVSDGVMSFTLDAAQELGIPEILFWTTSACGFMGYLHYHHLVKKGLTPFKDESYLTNGYLDTVIDWIPGMKDIRLRDLPSFIRTTDPEDVMLDFLQSETERCQKASAIILNTFDALEHDVLIALSTLVPPVYSIGPLHLLLNNVKDKDLKLIESNLWTEESECLEWLDSKGPNSVVYVNFGSITVMTTEQLVEFAWGLANSNITFFWVIRPDLVAGDNAILQPEFVTVTKERGICSSYCAQEKVLSHPSIGGFLTHSGWNSTLESISAGVPLICWPFFAEQQTNCRYSCKEWGIGMEINSDVKRDEVKRLVIELMEGEKGKEMKKKALEWKKMAEEATASLEGSSFQNFEKVIKALSPSAKA is encoded by the exons ATGGATTTCTTAACCTTTCTTGAAAAGCCTCATGCAGTCTGCATTCCTTTCCCAGCTCAAGGCCACATAAACCCTATGCTCAAACTAGCCAAACTCCTCCACCACAAAGGCTTCCATATCACTTTTGTTAACACAGAATATAACCACAAGCGCCTCCTCAAGGCTAGAGGTCCCGACTCTCTCAACGGTCTCCCTACCTTCCAGTTCCTTACAATTCCCGATGGCCTCCCTCCGACTGACGGTGATGCCACCCAGGACATACCGTCCCTGTGCCAGTACACCAGGAAAACCTGCTTGGCTCCCTTTAGAAATCTTCTCTCTAACCTCAATCACACTTCTTCATCCAACGTTCCTCCTGTATCTTGCATAGTTTCTGATGGGGTCATGAGCTTCACTCTTGATGCAGCACAGGAACTGGGTATTCCTGAAATTCTGTTTTGGACAACCAGTGCTTGTGGGTTTATGGGCTATCTTCACTATCATCACTTAGTTAAGAAGGGTCTCACACCATTCAAAG ATGAGAGCTACTTGACAAATGGTTACCTGGATACGGTCATAGACTGGATCCCAGGCATGAAAGATATCCGCTTGAGGGATCTACCAAGTTTTATCAGAACCACTGATCCAGAAGATGTTATGCTGGATTTTTTACAGTCAGAGACAGAAAGATGCCAAAAAGCCTCTGCGATTATTTTGAATACATTTGATGCCTTGGAGCATGATGTTTTAATTGCACTTTCTACATTAGTGCCCCCTGTATACTCCATTGGCCCTCTTCATCTACTCCTCAACAATGTTAAAGATAAGGACTTGAAGCTGATCGAATCAAACTTGTGGACGGAAGAATCTGAGTGTCTTGAATGGCTCGACTCAAAAGGGCCCAACTCAGTCGTTTATGTGAATTTCGGAAGCATCACTGTAATGACAACCGAGCAATTGGTAGAGTTTGCTTGGGGACTTGCTAATAGCAATATAACATTTTTTTGGGTCATCAGGCCTGACCTTGTCGCCGGAGATAACGCCATTCTCCAACCAGAGTTTGTCACAGTGACTAAGGAAAGAGGTATTTGTTCAAGCTATTGCGCCCAGGAAAAAGTTCTGAGCCACCCATCAATTGGAGGGTTCTTAACACACAGTGGTTGGAACTCTACACTTGAAAGCATCAGTGCAGGAGTACCACTGATTTGTTGGCCTTTCTTCGCGGAGCAACAAACTAACTGCCGATACAGTTGCAAAGAATGGGGCATTGGTATGGAGATAAACAGTGATGTGAAGAGAGATGAAGTTAAGAGGCTTGTGATAGAGTTAATGGAGGGAGAAAAAGGCAAAGAAATGAAGAAGAAGGCCTTGGAATGGAAGAAGATGGCAGAAGAGGCTACTGCCAGTCTCGAAGGTTCATCTTTCCAGAATTTCGAAAAAGTCATCAAAGCTCTCTCGCCATCAGCCAAAGCTTAG